One window of Natronomonas salsuginis genomic DNA carries:
- a CDS encoding ABC transporter substrate-binding protein, translating into MFEQLGIAMEEKPLAITEAVQSATVDARNFHICNWSAAGTPRRLDPSDGLVRYTVPNAGVAGGANYSQYTNCEYTHLANQSTRITDEDERRKTVNEAFKIISEDSGVITQSNIPVFGGYNKRIEFKGAGTMNVQTHLWHLRQSEVKDGENVIVWASTPGSLQKINNPAPLSTAIRSNLIWSPLFEYSPEGELEPCLAKDYEVSDDLTEVTVSLRNDAVFHNGDSITAEDVAWSLWFYFNNPSYYYWTANPPWDWEADPDYGFAEVVDDTTVRFHLKEPYAPFMIPLSLWGILHKESSIAQGAEENTQEFEPNDPFIGSGPFTVSDFSSGEIMRLEPHPYEHPVSNPSHRANLVSFGDPTAMFEALVSGSVDCIPGVNYNFVSRIENEDHLETYIQDGFDVLFAAPQQSHAPFKFKELRQAVSASLNRREINAIAFGGNGTIEMADTLFVESNPWHPPDEAVVRHTEDPTGEPEVGRQILEDAGWGWDGDGNLHYPQEADLDPVWPDGEMPSPDDFPCIDEEGNYVSN; encoded by the coding sequence ATGTTCGAGCAGTTGGGTATTGCCATGGAGGAAAAGCCATTGGCAATTACAGAGGCAGTCCAATCGGCCACGGTCGACGCACGAAACTTTCACATCTGTAACTGGTCAGCTGCTGGAACGCCAAGGCGGCTTGATCCGTCTGATGGCTTAGTCAGATATACCGTACCTAATGCGGGTGTTGCCGGCGGAGCAAACTATTCACAGTATACCAATTGTGAGTATACTCACCTGGCCAATCAATCAACAAGAATTACCGACGAGGACGAGCGTCGAAAGACAGTCAATGAAGCTTTCAAAATAATCTCGGAAGACTCTGGCGTCATCACTCAATCGAATATCCCTGTCTTTGGTGGATATAATAAACGGATTGAGTTTAAAGGAGCTGGTACTATGAACGTGCAGACGCACTTGTGGCACCTCCGCCAGTCAGAGGTCAAAGACGGTGAGAACGTCATCGTTTGGGCCAGCACACCTGGCTCACTGCAGAAGATCAATAATCCAGCTCCGCTATCTACGGCAATTAGGAGTAATCTCATTTGGTCACCACTTTTCGAGTACTCTCCTGAGGGCGAGCTAGAGCCGTGTCTTGCCAAAGATTACGAAGTGTCAGATGATCTCACCGAAGTAACGGTGTCGCTGCGGAATGACGCGGTTTTCCACAACGGAGATTCGATCACAGCAGAGGATGTAGCGTGGTCGTTGTGGTTCTATTTCAACAACCCATCGTATTACTACTGGACAGCAAACCCCCCTTGGGACTGGGAGGCAGACCCGGATTACGGGTTCGCCGAGGTCGTTGACGACACGACTGTGCGCTTCCATCTCAAAGAACCGTACGCTCCATTCATGATACCCCTCTCTCTGTGGGGGATTCTTCACAAAGAATCATCCATCGCACAGGGTGCGGAAGAGAACACCCAAGAATTTGAACCCAACGACCCGTTCATCGGGTCGGGACCGTTCACTGTAAGTGATTTCAGTTCTGGCGAAATCATGCGGCTGGAGCCGCATCCCTACGAACACCCTGTGTCGAATCCCTCACACAGGGCTAACCTCGTTTCATTTGGGGATCCCACAGCAATGTTCGAAGCCTTGGTCTCGGGAAGTGTCGACTGCATTCCAGGCGTGAATTACAATTTCGTTAGCCGGATCGAAAATGAAGACCATCTAGAAACGTATATCCAGGATGGATTTGATGTTCTGTTCGCTGCACCACAGCAAAGCCACGCGCCGTTCAAATTCAAAGAGTTGCGGCAGGCGGTCAGCGCCAGCCTGAACCGCAGGGAGATCAATGCCATTGCATTCGGTGGTAATGGGACTATCGAGATGGCGGACACACTCTTCGTGGAGAGTAATCCGTGGCATCCGCCAGACGAGGCTGTGGTACGACATACCGAGGATCCGACGGGCGAGCCAGAGGTTGGCCGCCAGATCCTCGAAGATGCTGGGTGGGGCTGGGACGGCGATGGCAACCTGCACTACCCACAGGAGGCCGACCTCGACCCAGTCTGGCCCGATGGCGAGATGCCATCCCCCGATGACTTCCCCTGTATCGACGAAGAGGGCAATTACGTCTCCAACTAA